One genomic segment of Clavelina lepadiformis chromosome 3, kaClaLepa1.1, whole genome shotgun sequence includes these proteins:
- the LOC143450447 gene encoding microfibril-associated glycoprotein 4-like isoform X1 — protein MRGVTFLLSLACYVMMTYSQQCRQVLTTVCDHDVVNSSMQKGDKGDVGRSGKSGLPGAQGNPGAKGEPGEVGKKGMQGESCALGSLGTDIVTKLAKIEGLLTPPSTTTMATTIVTTTTTSSITSCTTSSSNGPHNLTSDVEVYCEDGWTIFQRRIDGKVDFGRRWDDYANGFGQIDGEFWLGLNNIHKMTREGGCRLKIELWDFDGNQRSAHYSSFSIESPENSYRLRVSGYNGNAGDSLEYHNGQSFSTKDNDNDSHGSMNCATSWGGSQGWWFNACAYSLLNGVWMRQSNGVNHGIVWRHWKGYNESLKETKMKLRCD, from the exons ATGAGAGGAGTGACTTTTCTGTTATCATTGGCTTGCTACGTCATGATGACCTACTCGCAACAATGTCGTCAAGTCCTTACCACTGTCTGTGATCATGACGTTGTCAATTCCAGCATGCAGAAAGGAGACAAAGGTGATGTCGGAAGATCTGGAAAATCCGGACTTCCGGGAGCTCAGGGGAATCCAGGAGCCAAAGGAGAACCCGGAGAAGTTGGAAAGAAGGGGATGCAAGGAGAATCGTGCGCTCTGGGGTCGCTAGGGACCGACATAGTCACCAAACTGGCAA AAATCGAGGGGCTTCTTACACCTCCTAGTACCACGACCATGGCTACTACTATTGTTACCACGACAACAACATCTAGTATTACGTCATGTACTACGTCATCAAGCAACGGTCCGCACAATTTGACGAGTGATGTTGAAGTTTACTGCGAGGATGGATGGACG atttttcaaagaaGAATTGACGGAAAGGTTGATTTCGGGCGACGATGGGACGACTACGCGAACGGTTTTGGCCAGATTGATGGGGAATTTTGGCTTG GACTCAACAACATCCACAAGATGACGCGTGAAGGGGGATGCAGACTCAAGATAGAGCTGTGGGATTTCGATGGAAACCAACGTTCGGCCCATTATAG ctcGTTTTCGATCGAATCTCCTGAAAATTCATATCGGCTTCGTGTTTCCGGATACAACGGAAATGCAGGGGACAGTTTAGAATATCACAATGGTCAATCATTTTCGACGAAAGATAACGATAACGATTCCCA TGGTAGTATGAACTGTGCAACTTCCTGGGGAGGAAGTCAGGGATGGTGGTTTAATGCCTGCGCCTATTCATTGCTAAATGGAGTTTGGATGCGTCAATCAAATGGAGTGAATCATGGAATTGTTTGGCGTCACTGGAAGGGATACAATGAATCTCtaaaagaaactaaaatgaaacttcgtTGCGACTGA